The following are from one region of the Actinoplanes sp. L3-i22 genome:
- a CDS encoding GAF and ANTAR domain-containing protein produces MLPTPGEDERRAPLRRLVDRQPPDLGPLQRICRAAVVALAASGSGISVMTTDGTRGVCVTSDPVSERIEELQFTLGEGPCVDAFAARRPVLAADLSNFAGFRWPVYAPTARDDGVRAVFAFPIQVGAVQLGVLDIYRDRVGPLDGAELRTAVMLADLTVEALLDMQASGVARDGAGAAGLDVGHRAELFQAQGMVMVQLGVSIGEALVRMRAYAYAENRRLGDVAHDVVTRRLRWDGRDE; encoded by the coding sequence ATGCTCCCGACCCCCGGCGAGGACGAACGACGGGCGCCCCTGCGGCGGCTGGTCGACCGGCAGCCGCCGGATCTGGGCCCGCTGCAGCGGATCTGCCGGGCCGCCGTGGTGGCCCTGGCGGCCAGCGGCTCCGGCATCAGCGTGATGACCACCGACGGCACGCGCGGGGTGTGCGTGACCTCGGATCCGGTCAGCGAACGCATCGAGGAGCTGCAGTTCACCCTGGGCGAGGGCCCGTGCGTCGACGCCTTCGCCGCTCGCCGGCCGGTGCTCGCGGCAGATTTGTCCAATTTCGCGGGATTCCGCTGGCCGGTCTACGCGCCGACCGCCCGCGACGACGGCGTCCGCGCCGTTTTCGCGTTCCCCATTCAGGTCGGGGCCGTGCAACTCGGCGTCCTGGACATCTACCGTGACCGGGTAGGCCCGTTGGACGGTGCGGAGCTGCGGACGGCCGTCATGCTCGCGGACCTCACCGTGGAAGCGCTGCTCGACATGCAGGCGAGCGGCGTCGCACGCGACGGTGCCGGCGCCGCGGGTCTGGACGTCGGGCACCGCGCCGAACTGTTCCAGGCACAGGGGATGGTCATGGTGCAGCTGGGGGTTTCGATCGGCGAGGCGCTCGTCCGGATGCGGGCCTACGCCTACGCCGAGAACCGTCGTCTCGGCGACGTCGCCCACGATGTCGTCACCCGGCGGCTGCGATGGGACGGGAGAGACGAATGA
- a CDS encoding acyl-CoA desaturase, translating to MTATGTPADGPRGSAYSILSRQIKQAGLLDRRPGWYTAQTALLLALLAAGVTALVVIGDSWWQLLVAAWFAVVSTQLGFLGHDAGHRQIFRSARSNHGVGIMLANLGVGFSYGWWVDKHNRHHAHPNDEDRDPDIGAGALVFTTRQAEASGRLAGFFHRYQAWMFFPMLLLEAVSLRVSSVRYLIGARDRSRFRELVLITLHLVAYLAAVFVLLPPGKAVAFVVLHQALFGLYLGCSFAPNHKGMPPLSPADNADYLRRQVLTSRNVRGLWLTDFALGGLNYQIEHHLFPSMPRGNLRRAQLLVKQFCADQQVSYLETGLVSSYAQALRHLDTVGRTAAHAR from the coding sequence ATGACGGCTACCGGGACCCCCGCCGACGGACCCCGGGGAAGCGCGTACTCGATCCTGTCCCGCCAGATCAAACAGGCCGGGCTGCTCGACCGCCGGCCCGGCTGGTACACCGCGCAGACCGCCCTGCTCCTGGCCCTGCTGGCCGCGGGAGTGACCGCCCTGGTCGTGATCGGCGACTCCTGGTGGCAGCTGCTGGTGGCCGCCTGGTTCGCGGTCGTCTCCACCCAGCTCGGCTTTCTCGGCCACGACGCGGGGCACCGGCAGATCTTCCGCTCGGCGCGGAGCAACCACGGGGTCGGGATCATGCTGGCCAACCTCGGGGTCGGCTTCAGCTACGGCTGGTGGGTCGACAAGCACAACCGCCATCACGCGCACCCGAACGACGAGGACCGGGACCCGGACATCGGGGCCGGCGCGCTGGTCTTCACCACCCGCCAGGCCGAGGCCAGCGGGCGCCTCGCCGGCTTCTTCCACCGCTACCAGGCCTGGATGTTCTTCCCGATGCTGCTGCTGGAGGCGGTCAGCCTGCGGGTGTCGAGCGTGCGCTACCTGATCGGCGCCCGGGACCGGTCCCGGTTCCGCGAGCTGGTGCTGATCACCCTGCACCTGGTGGCCTACCTGGCGGCGGTCTTCGTGCTGCTGCCGCCCGGCAAGGCGGTCGCCTTCGTGGTGCTGCACCAGGCGCTGTTCGGGTTGTACCTGGGCTGCTCGTTCGCGCCCAACCACAAGGGCATGCCGCCGCTGAGCCCGGCCGACAACGCCGACTACCTGCGCCGCCAGGTGCTCACCTCGCGCAACGTGCGCGGGCTGTGGCTCACCGACTTCGCCCTCGGCGGCCTCAACTACCAGATCGAGCACCACCTGTTCCCGTCGATGCCGCGGGGCAACCTGCGCCGGGCCCAGCTCCTGGTCAAGCAGTTCTGCGCCGATCAGCAGGTGTCCTACCTGGAGACCGGGCTGGTCTCCTCGTACGCCCAGGCGTTGCGGCATCTCGACACGGTCGGCCGGACCGCGGCGCACGCCCGGTAG
- a CDS encoding MarR family transcriptional regulator — protein MSAPDRLHLDPIAEARRQWADHGWGDAADGMAAVTSLMRAQQIALGRVESVLRRHGVTFARYELLMLLYFSRAGALPMTKIGLRLQVHPTSVTNAVDRLETAGLVRRTAHPTDRRTTLVELLDAGRELALAATNELNAEVFRDPGFSPAGVLSLVDILTEMRRGAGDF, from the coding sequence GTGTCCGCTCCCGATCGTCTGCACCTGGATCCCATCGCCGAGGCCCGCCGCCAGTGGGCCGACCACGGCTGGGGGGACGCCGCCGACGGCATGGCCGCGGTCACCTCGCTGATGCGCGCCCAGCAGATCGCGCTCGGCCGGGTCGAGTCGGTGCTGCGCCGCCACGGGGTGACCTTCGCCCGGTACGAGCTGCTCATGCTGCTCTACTTCAGCCGGGCCGGCGCCCTGCCGATGACGAAGATCGGCCTGCGCCTGCAGGTGCACCCGACCAGCGTCACCAACGCCGTCGACCGGCTCGAGACGGCCGGCCTGGTCCGGCGCACCGCACACCCCACCGACCGCCGCACCACGCTGGTCGAGCTGCTCGACGCCGGGCGCGAGCTGGCCCTGGCCGCGACGAACGAGCTCAACGCCGAGGTGTTCCGGGACCCCGGCTTCTCGCCGGCCGGCGTCCTCTCGCTGGTCGACATCCTCACCGAGATGCGCCGGGGCGCCGGCGACTTCTGA
- a CDS encoding glutathione peroxidase, which translates to MSVHEFDVATADGGSRSLSDYAGSVLLIVNVASKCGMTPQYAGLEALHRDFGPRGLRVLGFPCNQFGGQEPGTDEEIQEFCSLTYDVTFPILAKVDVNGPAAAPLYAYLRSQEPGDFGPDHFLYERTKASRPEAIDSDEIRWNFTKFLVDRDGTVLRRYESKVTPEQIGKDLEEILG; encoded by the coding sequence ATGAGCGTCCACGAATTCGATGTTGCCACGGCCGACGGCGGTTCCCGTTCGCTGAGTGACTATGCCGGCAGCGTCCTGCTGATCGTCAACGTCGCCAGCAAGTGCGGCATGACGCCGCAGTACGCCGGCCTGGAGGCGCTGCACCGCGACTTCGGCCCGCGTGGCCTGCGGGTGCTCGGCTTCCCGTGCAACCAGTTCGGCGGCCAGGAGCCCGGCACCGACGAGGAGATCCAGGAGTTCTGCTCGCTGACCTACGACGTGACCTTCCCGATCCTGGCCAAGGTCGACGTGAACGGCCCGGCGGCCGCGCCGCTCTACGCCTATCTGCGCTCGCAGGAGCCCGGCGACTTCGGACCGGACCATTTCTTGTACGAACGGACCAAGGCGTCCCGCCCCGAGGCGATCGACAGCGACGAGATCCGGTGGAACTTCACGAAGTTCCTGGTGGATCGGGACGGCACGGTGCTGCGCCGCTACGAGTCGAAGGTCACCCCCGAGCAGATCGGCAAGGACCTCGAGGAGATCCTGGGCTGA